TGAAGGAGAGAAAGATCGACATAGTTCTGATGTAAGTGGTCCCTTTGAAGAACTCTTTCTCAAATCCGTCACCCCGTCAATTTTTTTCTCAGTTTTCTTACTCTTTAATGGCGAGGAAGCTAATAATCTCGCCGCCACTCTAGAAGGAGAGAAAGATCGAACCCATCTCTTTGGAGAACTCTTCTTGCTCAAACTCAAATTCGTAGTTGCAGGTCTCGCAAGTGAAGAAGAAATAGACACAGTTGATGGTTTTTTAACTTGACCTTGAAATGGGGAAGCTTTTTCAGGTGGGCACTTGATCAAACACTTGTGTTGTGTTCCCATGTTTCTTGATATGACAGGAGACTTTGTCTTGCAAAACTGTTGTTGCCTTGATAAATTTGTAGACAAGAATAAAGGGTTATTCTTGATAGATACCTTATTTGCTAAACACTTAATAACATTATGATTCTCTTTCTCAAACTCTGCAGCAGCTTTTGGAGGACAAACCTTAAAGTTGATCCTAGAACGAGCTCGCAGAGGTTGTGGGGAATCAGAaagtacttttatttgtttctcttttttcctTCTATCATGGAATTGTATGTTTTCAGGGTCAAGTTTCTGATTTGACAGTTGGGACAGTGGAGTTTGTGGTGCCTTGGTGGCATTTTTCTTACTAACAGCTGAAACTATTTCTCTGGCAAATTGACTTGCCTGCAAAATTTCTCCAACAGTCTCATCAACAAGCATTGCAGACAATGACATTTGCCTCCATTCTTCACCTGCATCAAGATTTGCTTTTACATAAGAACATGAAAAGTTAATTgacaatgatttcaaaacttACTATGTGGAGATCTTCTTGCTGCATCATGCTTCCTCCttcaaaaaatatgaataatcaCAATCATGACTAGTAATACTTTTTTACAATATCTAATGAGAAAATATAATCTTAAAACCAAAATTTACCTCACTGATTCTTGCTTGCACCTTAAACTGGTTCGAGGGCTGAGACTTACCCCTGAGACCACCTTCGTTCCACCGGCCACAGTGTACTGAAGTTCTTGTAGTCGAACCATGCACTCGTCTATCTTCAATGACCCACAACAACAATTCAATTTTACGGAAGCTAAGCCgaaacaaaatcaagaaatcaaagaaagaaaaaaaaaatgagcaaCGTGGATTAACGTATCACCTTGTTGAGTGTTTCTCTGATTAGAACAGGATTCAGAACTAGCattctattttgttttggtgAGGTTCTACCAATCATCTTTGGGAAACGACGggtttcaaaatttcaaaggGTGAACACTCATAAGATCATCATTCAATTTACTTCGAGAAAGATTGCCAAATGCTCCTCTCTTTCGCAACGGCCAATATCCTATCCGCAGGAAACGTTTGCGACTGTTACTCAACcgttctgttttatttttaaaaacaataaatcgCGTTACTGTTTTAAACTCAGTCAATCTTATTTCAGAGAATGCAAAATACTTAGAAATCgttacattataataataaatgacgattttaattctcaaaattataaagtattttaaaactGGTACCATGGATCATTTCGGTTCTTAACGATGGATTCTAACTCTTTTGTTGGGTATTTTGTTCTTGAACTTTGATCTTTTCAGAACTCGAATCAGCTAATGATTGTCaaatttataatgaattaaTGATCATTGTTAAGTGGAAATATTATTTCAAGATTGAATGTAGAACATATATTATTTGAAGATTGAAGCAAATACAATATGAAAAGATGCGCTTTAAACGTAAAGGTACCAAGAAAATATACTCTCTTTAAACTGAAGAAATATAAAGGCATGATGATGTTATTTATCATCGTCACGAAATGGACAATACCACTTGAGGGGCCATTATATCTCTCAATGTCCCACAACGGCTAGCTTTTCGAAAACtcaaatataaaacttttccAAACGTAAATAAGTTTACAAGACTATCTTTCTATTTATGAATCTTCATGTGAAAATTAAGTTGTGTAAAATCtctaaactaatatttattgcAGGTACACgattattcatatttaatgtGAAGGAATAGGATGTATGATAacgtatattttatattaatatttattgttttattgtatatttaaaGTGATTCTCAGATCTCAAAATGGATATACAATTAGTtacatttgaaatttttaactattttatatgaTCTTTTGTGAGTAGGGTACAACCTATATAACTGGCTTTATAGTTATAACTTTACCTAAATGTTTAGGTTCACTATGAAAGTTATACTAAGACTGAACAATCGATTTGAGATAAAtaattaatccattttttatttaatcttacTGATTCCAttgatttaattactttttattctatttttcgaacaaacatttatttttgcattttaaaTGAATGATTACGATAAAATTAAATGCAGGTTAGgataatcttaattttattttagtaaaaaactgAATATATTGTTGGTAGGCTCCAGCACATGTTTTGGGCAGATACGTCTAAAGCCTTCATTTTATTCCTAACAGTAATTGATACCATAGAAAGCAACAAATGCCAGACTTTATCATTTCTATAACTCAGATTTCAcaacagcaaaaaaaaaaaaattacattgaatctcataaaataatcataatcaaGACTTTCCTACCAAGATCCTGTGATCAAATTCAAGTCGTgcatattcattattttattcacAGCGTCTTCTGTACGCCAGAATGTGAACCTGGTTTTCCATAACACATTAACATGAATTAAATTTTCTCATGAATGATAGGTCGAGTGTTGTTCCAAAGCCATTGGAGAGCAGAGCCATCCAACAATGATGAAACCTGTGAGGTGTCATAGTAGTTACAAGACAAACAATCAACTATACAAGATTACAAAACAGAAAATTTcagacacaaacacaaacacaagcaTGCTCTATGATGTTTAAGCATTCTTTTACTGCTGAggtaatattttaaagaaacatAGTATAATCAGACAGGCAGTTACAGAAAAGCAAAGCCATGGAATACGTTCATGTATGGAGAATCAAAAGGGACTAAAGAGAATCAAAACAACAGCAAAAAGCAAGTAATGGAATACACTAGAAGGAAATCTAATGAACCTAAAATAGCCAAAGCAAAATACCTTTTCCCAGACTACTGAGTGATAGTTATTAAGCCAATCAATCTCAGCAACGGATAGCAGAGACAAATCAACCAATTTAATCTGCAGCATAAGCTCAGATTAGGAAAAAGAGTACAGAAGGATATATGGCTCGGAATAGAAAGTTATAAAGTTTCAATGAGAAGACCAAATGAAAACTGAAATCATCACTCCAAGTGatcagaaattatatttaaaataataaacaaatattcagAATGGAATGAGCAGCCAATTGAAATTGATGATAAATTTCCCGAGGATATGGAGAgaatacattatttataatttctgGTTAATAATCTACCTTTGCTTGTGCTTTATAggattaatatttataaaaaaattcataattgatTGACTAAAAACCGTTAGGCCTGAATTGTCCACCATCAAATAGG
This portion of the Vigna unguiculata cultivar IT97K-499-35 chromosome 6, ASM411807v1, whole genome shotgun sequence genome encodes:
- the LOC114189259 gene encoding microtubule-binding protein TANGLED-like, which translates into the protein MSLSAMLVDETVGEILQASQFAREIVSAVSKKNATKAPQTPLSQLSNQKLDPENIQFHDRRKKEKQIKVLSDSPQPLRARSRINFKVCPPKAAAEFEKENHNVIKCLANKVSIKNNPLFLSTNLSRQQQFCKTKSPVISRNMGTQHKCLIKCPPEKASPFQGQVKKPSTVSISSSLARPATTNLSLSKKSSPKRWVRSFSPSRVAARLLASSPLKSKKTEKKIDGVTDLRKSSSKGPLTSELCRSFSPSRLTARFVSPLKSKKNAPQSDGIVNGVKQRRPAKFPPPKI